A DNA window from Pseudomonas resinovorans NBRC 106553 contains the following coding sequences:
- the pdxJ gene encoding pyridoxine 5'-phosphate synthase — protein MTEANRVLLGVNIDHVATLRQARGTRYPDPVKAALDAEEAGADGITVHLREDRRHIQERDVRVLKEVLQTRMNFEMGVTEEMMAFAEEIRPEHVCLVPETRQELTTEGGLDVAGQEARIKAAVERLAKVGSEVSLFIDADAAQIEASHRVGAPAIELHTGRYADAHTPEEAARELQRISEGVALGLKLGLIVNAGHGLHYHNVEPVAAIPGINELNIGHALVAHALFVGFKQAVVEMKQLIVAAAPKR, from the coding sequence GTGACTGAAGCCAATCGCGTACTGCTCGGCGTCAACATCGACCACGTCGCTACCCTCCGCCAGGCCCGGGGTACTCGCTACCCGGACCCGGTCAAGGCGGCCCTGGACGCCGAGGAGGCCGGTGCCGACGGCATTACCGTGCACCTGCGCGAAGACCGCCGGCATATCCAGGAGCGCGACGTTCGCGTGCTCAAGGAAGTGCTGCAGACCCGCATGAACTTCGAGATGGGCGTCACCGAGGAGATGATGGCCTTCGCCGAGGAGATCCGTCCCGAGCACGTCTGCCTGGTACCGGAAACCCGCCAGGAGCTGACCACCGAGGGTGGACTCGACGTCGCTGGCCAGGAAGCGCGGATCAAGGCGGCGGTGGAGCGGCTGGCCAAGGTGGGCAGCGAAGTGTCGCTGTTCATCGACGCCGATGCGGCACAGATCGAGGCGTCGCACCGCGTCGGCGCCCCGGCCATCGAACTGCACACCGGCCGCTACGCCGATGCCCACACCCCGGAAGAAGCCGCCCGCGAACTGCAACGCATCAGCGAGGGCGTGGCCTTGGGCCTCAAGCTCGGCCTGATCGTCAATGCCGGCCATGGCCTGCACTACCACAACGTCGAGCCGGTGGCCGCCATCCCCGGTATCAACGAGCTGAACATCGGCCACGCCCTGGTGGCCCACGCACTGTTCGTCGGCTTCAAGCAGGCGGTAGTGGAGATGAAGCAGCTGATCGTAGCGGCCGCGCCCAAGCGCTGA
- a CDS encoding MucB/RseB C-terminal domain-containing protein: protein MRALPVIILLGGWLIQSAHAADAQDWLQRLADAEHSQSFQGTFVYERNGSFSTHQVWHQVQQGGEVRERLLQLDGPTQEVVRVNGRAQCVSGSLSDQMSDGQVWPARALDAKQLSEWYDLRLAGESRVAGRPAVVLTLTPRDQHRYGFELHLDSETGLPLKSLLLGDKGQLLERFQFTRIDTATALADADLQPGSSCKAVRTAEAKDDKPASWRSDWLPPGFSLTSAQVRRSPASAEPVSSLLYSDGLARFSVFLEPLHGAVVEDARSQLGPTVMVSKRVSTADGDVMVTVVGEIPLGTAERVALSMRAAEATATQ from the coding sequence ATGCGCGCACTTCCGGTAATCATCTTGCTCGGTGGCTGGCTGATCCAGTCAGCCCATGCCGCCGACGCTCAGGACTGGCTGCAGCGCCTCGCTGATGCGGAGCACAGCCAGAGTTTCCAGGGAACTTTCGTCTACGAACGAAATGGAAGTTTCTCCACCCATCAGGTCTGGCATCAGGTCCAGCAGGGCGGGGAGGTGCGCGAGCGTCTGCTGCAGCTCGATGGTCCAACGCAGGAAGTGGTGCGCGTCAATGGGCGCGCCCAATGCGTAAGCGGTTCCCTTTCCGATCAGATGTCCGACGGCCAGGTCTGGCCGGCCCGCGCGCTCGACGCCAAGCAGTTGTCCGAATGGTACGACCTGCGCCTGGCCGGTGAGTCCCGTGTTGCCGGGCGTCCGGCCGTGGTCCTCACCCTGACGCCGCGCGACCAGCATCGCTACGGCTTCGAACTGCACCTGGACAGCGAGACCGGCCTGCCGCTCAAGTCCCTGTTGCTGGGCGACAAGGGCCAATTGCTCGAGCGCTTCCAGTTCACCCGTATCGATACCGCCACCGCGCTGGCCGACGCCGACCTGCAGCCAGGTTCGTCCTGCAAGGCCGTGCGCACCGCCGAGGCGAAGGACGACAAGCCTGCCAGCTGGCGTTCCGATTGGTTGCCGCCGGGCTTCAGCCTGACCAGTGCCCAGGTACGACGCAGTCCGGCGTCTGCCGAACCCGTGTCCAGCCTTCTCTACAGCGACGGCCTGGCACGTTTTTCCGTGTTCCTGGAACCTTTGCATGGAGCGGTGGTCGAAGACGCGCGCAGCCAGCTGGGCCCCACTGTCATGGTTTCCAAACGGGTAAGTACGGCTGACGGTGACGTGATGGTGACCGTGGTAGGCGAGATTCCCCTGGGGACCGCCGAGCGGGTTGCATTGTCCATGCGGGCGGCGGAGGCCACGGCGACTCAATGA
- the cmoB gene encoding tRNA 5-methoxyuridine(34)/uridine 5-oxyacetic acid(34) synthase CmoB, with protein sequence MIRTLDLDNLQQALAGTPLQDWAADLPAQLDAKLAVGHGDLERWGAAVNALPALVPQQIDLARRFFLDGACDEATRDALKSALQGLIPWRKGPFELFGVHVDTEWRSDWKWERVAPHLDLRGRRVLDVGCGNGYYQWRMLGAGADSVVGIDPNWLFFCQFLAMKRFLPDLPAWHLPLALEELPAKLEGFDTVFSMGVLYHRRSPIDHLFELKDCLRRGGELVLETLVVEGDAQQVLVPEDRYAQMRNVWFLPSVPALELWLRRAGFVDVRCVDVSYTSVEEQRSTEWMRYQSLPEFLDPADHSRTIEGLPAPARAVLIARKP encoded by the coding sequence ATGATCCGTACGCTGGACCTCGACAACCTGCAGCAAGCGCTGGCGGGTACTCCCCTGCAAGACTGGGCCGCGGACCTGCCCGCCCAACTCGACGCCAAGCTGGCGGTCGGCCACGGCGACCTGGAGCGCTGGGGCGCGGCGGTGAACGCCCTGCCTGCGCTGGTCCCGCAGCAGATAGACCTGGCCCGGCGCTTCTTCCTAGACGGCGCCTGCGACGAGGCGACCCGCGACGCCCTGAAAAGCGCCCTGCAGGGGCTGATTCCCTGGCGCAAGGGCCCCTTCGAGCTGTTCGGCGTGCATGTCGACACCGAATGGCGATCGGACTGGAAATGGGAGCGCGTGGCTCCGCACCTCGACCTGCGCGGTCGCCGCGTGCTGGACGTGGGTTGCGGCAATGGCTACTACCAGTGGCGGATGCTCGGAGCCGGCGCCGACAGCGTGGTGGGCATCGACCCGAACTGGCTGTTCTTCTGCCAGTTCCTCGCCATGAAGCGCTTCCTCCCCGACCTGCCGGCCTGGCACCTGCCGCTGGCGCTGGAAGAGCTGCCGGCGAAGCTGGAGGGCTTCGACACCGTCTTCTCCATGGGCGTGCTTTACCACCGCCGCTCGCCCATCGACCACCTGTTCGAGCTCAAGGACTGCCTGCGCCGGGGCGGCGAACTGGTGCTGGAGACGCTGGTGGTGGAGGGCGACGCCCAGCAGGTGCTGGTGCCCGAGGACCGCTACGCGCAGATGCGCAATGTCTGGTTCCTGCCCTCGGTGCCGGCCCTGGAGCTCTGGCTGCGCCGGGCGGGCTTCGTGGATGTCCGCTGCGTGGACGTCAGCTACACCAGCGTCGAGGAACAACGCAGCACCGAGTGGATGCGCTACCAATCCCTGCCCGAATTCCTCGACCCGGCGGACCACAGCCGCACCATCGAAGGCCTGCCGGCACCGGCCAGGGCCGTGCTGATCGCTCGCAAGCCGTAG
- the cmoA gene encoding carboxy-S-adenosyl-L-methionine synthase CmoA yields MTESPDRIYATPQAQVGDFAFNEDVVRVFPDMIKRSVPGYPTIVENIGVLAAQFAQPGAPLYDLGSSLGAVTQALRRHVKVDGCRVIAVDNSSAMVERCREYLHAQDAMFQELLPVEVIEADILALDFQPCALVAMNFTLQFVPRERRDELLGRIRQALLPGGALILSEKLRFEDAEEHQLLTDLHIAFKRANGYSELEIAQKRSALENVMHPDSLEEHRERLLAAGFSKVVPWFQCLNFASLIALP; encoded by the coding sequence GTGACCGAAAGCCCCGATCGCATCTACGCCACCCCACAGGCACAAGTCGGCGACTTTGCCTTCAACGAGGACGTGGTCCGCGTATTCCCGGACATGATCAAGCGGTCGGTGCCGGGCTATCCCACCATTGTCGAGAACATCGGCGTCCTGGCTGCGCAGTTCGCCCAGCCCGGCGCCCCGCTCTACGACCTGGGCAGCTCCCTCGGCGCCGTGACCCAGGCCCTGCGCCGCCATGTGAAAGTCGACGGCTGCCGGGTCATCGCTGTGGATAACTCCAGCGCCATGGTGGAGCGTTGCCGGGAATACCTGCACGCCCAGGACGCCATGTTCCAGGAGTTGCTGCCGGTGGAGGTGATCGAGGCGGACATTCTCGCCCTCGACTTCCAGCCCTGCGCCCTTGTGGCGATGAACTTCACCCTGCAGTTCGTGCCCCGCGAGCGGCGCGACGAACTACTCGGCCGCATTCGCCAGGCGCTGCTGCCGGGCGGCGCGCTGATCCTCTCGGAAAAGCTGCGCTTCGAAGACGCCGAAGAACATCAGCTGCTCACCGACCTGCACATCGCCTTCAAGCGCGCCAACGGCTACAGCGAGCTGGAAATCGCCCAGAAGCGCAGCGCGCTGGAGAATGTGATGCACCCGGACAGCCTCGAGGAGCACCGCGAGCGCCTGCTGGCGGCGGGCTTCTCCAAGGTGGTGCCCTGGTTCCAGTGTCTCAATTTCGCTTCCCTGATCGCCCTGCCATGA
- a CDS encoding DegQ family serine endoprotease, which yields MSMLNFKSCMTALAAVLLLGQTLVARAELPDFTPLVEEASPAVVNISTRQKLPQRSAGGAQAMPDLEGLPPMLREFFERNMPQAPRNPQGGRQREAQSLGSGFIISKDGYILTNNHVVADADEIIVRLSDRSELEAKLIGADPRSDVALLKVEGKDLPIVKIGKSEGLKVGSWVLAIGSPFGFDHSVTAGIVSAKGRSLPNENYVPFIQTDVAINPGNSGGPLFNLDGEVVGINSQIFTRSGGFMGLSFAIPIDVAMSVADQLKSQGKVSRGWLGVVIQEVNKDLAESFGLDKPAGALVAQVQEGGPAAKGGLQVGDVILSMNGQPIIVSADLPHLVGTLKPDSKIKLEVVRGGSHKTLEMAIGALPEEGDEMAAAGGGAERSSNRLGLSVVELTDEQKKALDIKGGVVIKDVQEGPAAMVGVRPGDVITHLNNKAIASAKEFTEIAKELPKDRSVSMRVLRQGRASFITFKLNE from the coding sequence ATGTCGATGCTTAACTTCAAATCCTGTATGACCGCGCTGGCAGCCGTGCTGCTGCTTGGTCAGACCCTGGTGGCTCGTGCCGAGCTGCCGGACTTCACGCCGCTGGTCGAAGAGGCTTCCCCGGCAGTCGTGAACATCAGTACCCGGCAGAAACTGCCCCAGCGCAGCGCTGGTGGCGCCCAGGCGATGCCTGACCTGGAAGGCCTGCCGCCCATGCTGCGCGAATTCTTCGAACGCAACATGCCGCAAGCGCCGCGCAACCCCCAGGGTGGCCGCCAGCGTGAGGCGCAATCCCTCGGTTCCGGCTTCATCATCTCCAAGGATGGCTACATCCTGACCAATAACCACGTGGTGGCCGACGCCGACGAGATCATCGTGCGCCTGTCCGACCGCAGCGAGCTGGAAGCCAAGCTGATTGGCGCCGACCCGCGTTCCGACGTGGCACTGCTGAAGGTCGAGGGCAAGGACCTGCCAATCGTCAAGATCGGCAAGTCCGAAGGTCTCAAGGTGGGTAGCTGGGTGCTGGCCATCGGTTCGCCCTTCGGCTTCGACCACTCGGTGACCGCCGGTATCGTCAGTGCCAAGGGCCGCAGCCTGCCGAACGAGAACTACGTGCCGTTCATCCAGACCGACGTGGCCATCAACCCGGGTAACTCCGGCGGCCCGCTGTTCAACCTGGATGGCGAAGTCGTGGGTATCAACTCGCAGATCTTCACCCGTTCCGGCGGCTTCATGGGCCTGTCCTTCGCCATTCCGATCGATGTGGCCATGAGCGTGGCCGACCAGCTCAAGTCCCAGGGCAAGGTCAGCCGCGGCTGGCTGGGCGTGGTGATCCAGGAAGTGAACAAGGACCTGGCCGAATCCTTCGGTCTGGACAAGCCGGCCGGTGCGCTGGTGGCCCAGGTGCAGGAAGGTGGTCCGGCAGCCAAGGGCGGCCTGCAGGTCGGTGACGTCATCCTCAGCATGAACGGCCAGCCGATCATCGTCTCCGCTGACCTGCCGCACCTGGTGGGCACCCTCAAGCCGGACAGCAAGATCAAGCTCGAAGTCGTCCGTGGAGGCAGCCACAAGACCCTCGAAATGGCCATCGGCGCCCTGCCGGAAGAAGGCGACGAGATGGCCGCGGCCGGTGGTGGTGCCGAGCGCAGCAGCAACCGCCTGGGCCTCAGCGTGGTCGAACTGACCGACGAGCAGAAGAAAGCCCTGGATATCAAGGGTGGCGTGGTGATCAAGGACGTCCAGGAAGGTCCGGCCGCCATGGTGGGCGTGCGTCCCGGCGACGTGATCACTCATCTGAACAACAAGGCCATCGCTTCGGCCAAGGAGTTCACCGAGATCGCCAAGGAGCTGCCGAAGGACCGTTCGGTGTCGATGCGCGTCCTGCGTCAGGGCCGTGCCAGCTTCATCACCTTCAAGCTGAACGAATAA
- the recO gene encoding DNA repair protein RecO: protein MIGATLPAFVLHSRAYRESSALVDFFTPEGRLRAVLRGARGKAGTLARPFLPLEAEFRGRGELKNVGRLDSAGIPNLLGGEALFSGLYLNELLVRLLPAEDPQPALFEHYAVTLQALAANRPLEPLLRAFEWRLLDQLGYGFALDTDLAGQPIAAEGIYRLLPDAGLEPVGQLQPGLFQGRELLALAEADWDAPGALGAAKRLMRQALAPHLGGRPLVSRELFMTIKEPPRD, encoded by the coding sequence ATGATCGGCGCGACGCTACCGGCGTTCGTCCTGCACAGCAGGGCCTATCGGGAAAGCAGCGCGCTGGTCGACTTCTTCACCCCCGAGGGGCGCCTGCGCGCCGTCCTGCGCGGTGCCCGCGGCAAGGCCGGCACCCTGGCGCGACCCTTCCTGCCTCTCGAAGCGGAATTTCGCGGCCGTGGCGAGCTGAAGAACGTCGGCCGCCTCGACAGCGCCGGCATTCCCAACCTGCTCGGCGGCGAAGCGCTGTTCAGCGGCCTCTACCTCAACGAACTGCTGGTGCGCCTGCTGCCTGCCGAAGATCCGCAGCCGGCGCTGTTCGAGCATTACGCCGTGACCCTCCAGGCCCTGGCCGCCAACCGTCCGCTGGAACCCCTGCTGCGCGCCTTCGAATGGCGCCTGCTGGACCAGCTGGGCTATGGTTTCGCCCTGGATACGGACCTGGCTGGCCAGCCGATCGCCGCCGAGGGCATCTACCGCCTTCTGCCCGACGCCGGACTGGAGCCGGTGGGGCAGCTGCAACCCGGCCTGTTCCAGGGGCGCGAGCTGCTCGCCCTGGCCGAAGCCGACTGGGACGCCCCTGGCGCCCTCGGCGCGGCCAAACGCCTGATGCGCCAGGCCCTGGCACCTCATTTGGGCGGCCGACCACTGGTCAGCCGCGAGCTATTCATGACGATCAAGGAACCTCCCCGTGACTGA
- the lepA gene encoding translation elongation factor 4: MSDLSHIRNFSIIAHIDHGKSTLADRFIQMCGGLSDREMEAQVLDSMDLERERGITIKAHSVTLHYKAQSGKTYQLNFIDTPGHVDFTYEVSRSLAACEGALLVVDAGQGVEAQSVANCYTAIEQGLEVMPVLNKMDLPQADPDRVKDEIEHIIGIDATDAVPCSAKSGMGVIDVLERLVEVIPAPEGNIDAPLQALIIDSWFDNYLGVVSLVRVKHGRVKKGDKILVKSTGKVHQVDSVGVFTPKHTEMPDLKAGEVGFIIAGIKDIHGAPVGDTLTLNNTPDVDVLPGFQRIKPQVYAGLFPVSSDDFEDFREALQKLTLNDAALQYEPESSEALGFGFRIGFLGMLHMEIIQERLEREYDLDLITTAPTVVFEIVQKNGEIIYVDNPSKLPDLSSIDEMREPIVRANILVPQEHLGNVITLCIEKRGVQRDMQFLSSQVQVCYDLPMNEVVLDFFDRLKSVSRGYASLDYGFDRFEPANLVRLDVLINGEKVDALALIVHRDQAHYKGRALTEKMKELIPRQMFDVAIQAAIGGQIVARTTVKALRKNVLAKCYGGDVSRKKKLLEKQKAGKKRMKQVGSVEIPQEAFLAVLKVDS, encoded by the coding sequence GTGAGTGACCTGAGTCATATCCGCAATTTCTCCATCATCGCCCACATCGACCATGGCAAGTCGACCCTGGCTGACCGCTTCATCCAGATGTGCGGCGGTCTGTCCGATCGCGAGATGGAGGCCCAGGTGCTGGACTCCATGGATCTGGAACGCGAGCGCGGCATCACCATCAAGGCCCACAGCGTCACCCTGCACTACAAGGCGCAGAGCGGTAAGACCTACCAGCTGAACTTCATCGACACCCCCGGCCACGTGGACTTCACCTACGAAGTCAGCCGCTCGCTGGCCGCCTGCGAAGGCGCGCTGCTGGTGGTGGACGCGGGCCAGGGCGTCGAGGCGCAGTCCGTCGCCAACTGCTACACCGCCATCGAGCAGGGCCTGGAAGTGATGCCGGTCCTGAACAAGATGGACCTGCCCCAGGCCGATCCCGATCGCGTCAAGGACGAGATCGAGCACATCATCGGCATCGACGCCACCGACGCCGTGCCTTGCAGCGCCAAGAGCGGCATGGGTGTGATCGACGTACTGGAGCGCCTGGTGGAGGTGATCCCCGCCCCCGAAGGCAATATCGACGCACCGCTGCAGGCGCTGATCATCGACTCCTGGTTCGACAACTACCTGGGCGTGGTCTCGCTGGTGCGGGTCAAGCACGGCCGGGTGAAGAAGGGCGACAAGATCCTGGTGAAGTCCACCGGCAAGGTCCACCAGGTGGACAGCGTCGGCGTATTCACCCCGAAGCACACCGAGATGCCCGACCTCAAGGCCGGCGAAGTGGGCTTCATCATCGCCGGCATCAAGGACATCCATGGTGCGCCGGTCGGTGACACCCTGACCCTGAACAACACCCCGGACGTCGACGTCCTGCCGGGCTTCCAGCGGATCAAGCCACAGGTCTATGCCGGCCTGTTCCCGGTCAGCTCCGATGACTTCGAGGACTTCCGCGAAGCCCTGCAGAAGCTGACCCTGAACGACGCCGCCCTGCAGTACGAGCCGGAAAGCTCCGAAGCCCTGGGCTTCGGCTTCCGCATCGGCTTCCTCGGCATGCTGCACATGGAGATCATTCAGGAGCGCCTGGAGCGCGAGTACGACCTGGACCTGATCACCACCGCGCCCACCGTGGTGTTCGAGATCGTGCAGAAGAACGGCGAGATCATCTACGTCGACAACCCGTCCAAGCTGCCCGATCTCTCGTCCATCGACGAGATGCGTGAGCCGATCGTCCGGGCCAATATCCTGGTTCCCCAGGAGCACCTCGGCAACGTCATCACCCTCTGCATCGAGAAGCGCGGCGTTCAGCGCGACATGCAGTTCCTCAGTTCCCAGGTTCAGGTTTGCTACGATCTGCCGATGAACGAGGTGGTGCTGGACTTCTTCGACCGCCTGAAGTCGGTAAGTCGTGGCTATGCGTCGCTCGACTACGGCTTCGATCGCTTCGAACCGGCTAATCTGGTCAGGCTGGACGTGCTGATCAACGGTGAGAAGGTCGACGCACTGGCGCTGATCGTGCATCGTGACCAGGCCCACTACAAGGGCCGCGCGCTGACCGAGAAGATGAAGGAACTGATCCCGCGGCAGATGTTCGACGTGGCGATTCAGGCGGCGATCGGTGGACAGATCGTTGCACGTACTACCGTAAAAGCGCTCAGGAAGAACGTTCTGGCCAAATGCTACGGCGGTGACGTAAGCCGTAAGAAAAAGCTGCTGGAAAAGCAGAAGGCCGGTAAGAAAAGGATGAAGCAGGTGGGCAGCGTGGAAATCCCGCAAGAAGCCTTCCTCGCCGTGCTCAAAGTGGATAGCTAG
- the era gene encoding GTPase Era: protein MTDIDTPRCGYVAIVGRPNVGKSTLLNHVLGQKLAITSRKPQTTRHNMLGIKTEGNVQAIYVDTPGLHKKNEKALNRYMNRSASAALKDVDVVVFVVDRNRWTDEDQLVLERVQYVQGPVLIAVNKTDRLDEKGDLIPHLAWLQEQLPNAELVPISALQGHNLDTLERLVAQRLPEADHFFPEDQITDRSSRFLAAELVREKIMRQLGAELPYQITVEIEEFKQEGHVLHIHALILVERDGQKKIIIGDGGERIKRIGQDARKDMETMFESKVMLNLWVKVKGGWSDDERALRSLGYDDI from the coding sequence ATGACTGATATCGATACCCCCCGCTGCGGCTACGTCGCTATTGTCGGCCGTCCCAACGTGGGCAAATCCACGCTGCTCAACCACGTCCTCGGGCAAAAGCTGGCGATCACCTCGCGCAAGCCGCAGACCACGCGCCACAACATGCTGGGCATCAAGACCGAGGGCAATGTGCAGGCGATCTACGTCGACACCCCCGGCCTGCACAAGAAGAACGAGAAAGCACTGAACCGCTACATGAACCGCAGCGCGTCGGCCGCCTTGAAGGACGTCGACGTGGTGGTGTTCGTGGTCGACCGCAACCGCTGGACCGACGAGGACCAGCTGGTGCTCGAGCGCGTGCAGTACGTACAGGGCCCCGTGCTGATCGCGGTGAACAAGACCGACCGCCTGGACGAGAAGGGCGACCTGATCCCGCACCTGGCGTGGCTCCAGGAGCAGCTGCCGAACGCGGAGCTGGTGCCCATCTCCGCCCTCCAGGGCCACAACCTGGATACCCTGGAGCGCCTGGTGGCCCAGCGCCTGCCCGAAGCCGACCACTTCTTCCCGGAAGACCAGATCACCGACCGTAGCAGCCGCTTCCTCGCCGCTGAGCTGGTGCGCGAGAAGATCATGCGTCAGCTGGGCGCCGAGCTGCCCTACCAGATCACCGTGGAAATCGAAGAGTTCAAGCAGGAAGGCCATGTCCTGCATATCCACGCCCTGATCCTGGTGGAACGCGACGGCCAGAAGAAAATCATCATCGGCGACGGCGGTGAGCGCATCAAGCGCATCGGCCAGGACGCCCGCAAGGACATGGAAACCATGTTCGAGTCCAAGGTCATGCTCAACCTCTGGGTGAAAGTGAAGGGTGGTTGGTCCGACGACGAACGTGCCCTGCGTTCCCTGGGTTACGACGACATCTGA
- the lepB gene encoding signal peptidase I, with protein sequence MSINFPLLLVIAVAVCGVLALVDLVLLAPRRRSAIAAYEGQVNEPDPDVLDKLNKEPLLVEYGKSFFPVLAIVLVLRSFLVEPFQIPSGSMKPTLEVGDFILVNKFAYGIRLPVLDSKVIEVGDPQRGDVMVFRYPSDPNINYIKRVIGLPGDRVAYSSDKHLTINGKQVAETLLGEEPGTLGSAMLYKEKLSEAEHLIRKEMKRYRMEPGREWVVPQGHYFMMGDNRDNSNDSRFWNDPRIPKELLGMVPDRNIVGKAFAVWMSWPDPKLHNLPNFSRVGLIH encoded by the coding sequence ATGTCGATCAATTTCCCGCTGTTGTTGGTTATTGCCGTGGCAGTCTGCGGCGTGCTCGCACTTGTCGATCTGGTTCTGCTGGCCCCGCGCCGGCGCTCCGCGATTGCCGCCTACGAGGGGCAAGTCAACGAGCCGGACCCGGACGTACTCGACAAGCTGAACAAGGAGCCGCTGCTGGTGGAGTACGGGAAGTCGTTCTTCCCGGTCCTGGCCATCGTGCTGGTGCTGCGCTCGTTCCTGGTCGAGCCCTTCCAGATCCCGTCCGGCTCGATGAAGCCGACCCTGGAAGTGGGCGATTTCATCCTGGTCAACAAGTTCGCCTACGGCATTCGCCTGCCGGTGCTGGACAGCAAGGTGATCGAGGTTGGCGACCCGCAGCGTGGTGATGTCATGGTGTTCCGCTACCCCAGCGACCCGAACATCAACTACATCAAGCGGGTGATCGGCCTGCCGGGCGACCGCGTGGCCTACAGCAGCGACAAGCACCTGACCATCAACGGCAAGCAGGTAGCGGAAACCCTGCTGGGCGAAGAGCCGGGCACCCTTGGCAGCGCGATGCTCTACAAGGAGAAGCTCAGCGAGGCCGAGCACCTGATCCGCAAGGAAATGAAGCGTTACCGCATGGAGCCGGGTCGCGAGTGGGTGGTACCCCAGGGGCACTACTTCATGATGGGCGACAACCGCGACAACTCCAACGACAGCCGCTTCTGGAACGATCCCCGTATTCCGAAGGAACTGCTCGGCATGGTTCCGGACCGGAACATCGTCGGCAAGGCCTTCGCGGTCTGGATGAGCTGGCCCGATCCCAAGCTGCATAACCTGCCGAACTTCTCCCGCGTGGGCCTGATTCACTGA
- a CDS encoding DUF4845 domain-containing protein — protein MTFARKQKGMSVMGWLLVLAVVAFLASTAFKIIPHYLDFFSLEKIISSVETEKALEIRSIPDFYSHVSKGMQVNGIRDLNLEDALKVTLENNEFRAHLKYEKREPLVENLDLVVRFDKEFRVRTQ, from the coding sequence ATGACGTTCGCGCGTAAGCAGAAGGGTATGTCGGTTATGGGCTGGCTGTTGGTCCTGGCCGTTGTGGCTTTCCTGGCCAGCACCGCTTTCAAGATCATTCCGCATTACCTCGATTTCTTCTCCCTGGAGAAGATCATCAGTTCCGTGGAAACGGAGAAGGCCCTGGAAATCCGGAGCATTCCCGACTTCTACAGCCACGTCAGCAAGGGCATGCAGGTCAACGGCATCCGTGACCTGAACCTGGAAGATGCATTGAAGGTGACCCTGGAGAACAATGAGTTCCGGGCCCATCTAAAATATGAAAAACGCGAACCCCTGGTCGAGAACCTCGATCTGGTGGTCCGCTTCGACAAAGAATTCCGTGTGCGAACCCAGTGA
- the rnc gene encoding ribonuclease III: protein MSVSLSRLERKLGYTFKDQGLMTLALTHRSYAGRNNERLEFLGDAILNFVAGEALFERFPQAREGQLSRLRARLVKGETLALLARGFELGEYLRLGSGELKSGGFRRESILADALEALIGAIYLDTGMESARERVLAWLANELEGLTLVDTNKDPKTRLQEFLQSRACELPRYEVVDIQGEPHCRTFFVECQVTLLNDKTQGQGASRRIAEQVAAAAALIALGVENGND, encoded by the coding sequence GTGAGCGTATCCCTCAGCCGTCTCGAGCGTAAGCTCGGCTATACCTTCAAGGACCAGGGTCTGATGACCCTGGCCCTGACCCACCGCAGTTACGCGGGGCGCAACAACGAGCGCCTCGAATTCCTCGGCGATGCCATCCTCAATTTCGTCGCCGGCGAGGCGCTGTTCGAGCGCTTTCCCCAGGCCCGCGAAGGGCAGCTGTCGCGGTTGCGTGCGCGACTGGTGAAAGGCGAGACCCTGGCCTTGCTGGCCCGTGGCTTCGAACTGGGCGAATACCTGCGCCTGGGCTCGGGCGAGCTGAAAAGCGGCGGGTTCCGCCGTGAGTCGATCCTCGCCGATGCGCTGGAAGCGCTGATCGGCGCCATCTACCTGGATACAGGCATGGAGTCCGCGCGTGAGCGCGTCCTCGCCTGGCTGGCCAACGAACTCGAAGGCCTGACCCTGGTGGATACCAACAAGGACCCCAAGACCCGCCTGCAGGAATTCCTGCAATCCCGGGCCTGCGAACTGCCACGCTATGAAGTGGTGGATATCCAGGGCGAACCGCACTGCCGAACTTTCTTCGTCGAGTGCCAGGTCACCCTGCTGAATGACAAGACCCAGGGCCAGGGCGCCAGCCGCCGTATCGCCGAACAGGTGGCAGCGGCTGCCGCCCTGATTGCCCTGGGCGTGGAGAATGGCAATGACTGA